One window from the genome of Macrobrachium rosenbergii isolate ZJJX-2024 chromosome 2, ASM4041242v1, whole genome shotgun sequence encodes:
- the LOC136844908 gene encoding uncharacterized protein gives MALRKKLVAIGIVFLFPIAFAEDSEHYMRLMDNFDQMISQLQEDNEIHKRELNDLIDKNTQLLRDLIAEHLSPLSDLSSEIVSQLRGTNYEEEEDGDGMTCPLQRAMLSLLRDNPNNVTEELTHRLSAESESVPEPACPEPEPEPAPEPGPPAGENCLPVPVDPEDTVELFKMRVRGKRLCSNKEPIQGLNTCRGGCESTTEQKFRGKRMRMVNVCSCCQPSKLEKLPVAMTCDNGATFTKTFDNIVACQCLKCGGPEGQANKEGADDEEDQD, from the exons ATGGCGCTCCGGAAGAAGTTAGTGGCGATTGGGATTGTGTTTCTGTTTCCAATCGCCTTCGCAGAAGACAGTGAACATTACATGAGGCTGATGGACAATTTCGATCAGATGATTAGCCAGCTGCAAG AGGACAACGAGATCCACAAGAGGGaactgaacgacctcatagacAAGAACACCCAGCTGCTGAGGGACCTGATCGCGGAGCACTTGTCTCCCCTGAGTGACTTGTCCTCCGAAATAGTCTCCCAGCTGAGGGGCACCAACTACGAAGAGGAGGAAGACGGCGACGGAATGACGTGCCCCTTGCAGCGAGCGATGCTCTCTCTCCTACGGGATAATCCCAATAATGTGACTGAAG AATTAACACATCGACTGAGTGCCGAATCTGAATCAGTGCCCGAACCTGCATGCCCAGAGCCAGAACCGGAGCCAGCCCCTGAACCAGGACCACCAGCAG GAGAAAACTGTCTTCCTGTCCCCGTTGATCCCGAGGACACCGTGGAATTATTTAAGATGAGAGTTAGAGGCAAGAGGCTCTGTTCTAACAAAGAACCCATACAGGGCCTGAACACGTGCCGCGGGGGCTGCGAATCGACCACCGAACAGAAATTCAGAG GAAAAAGAATGCGTATGGTGAACGTTTGCTCGTGCTGTCAGCCGTCGAAGTTGGAGAAACTACCAGTGGCCATGACCTGTGATAACGGGGCGACCTTCACCAAGACATTCGATAACATCGTGGCTTGTCAGTGCCTGAAGTGTGGTGGGCCCGAGGGCCAGGCGAACAAAGAAGGCGCAGATGACGAGGAAGACCAAGATTAG